The following coding sequences lie in one Megalodesulfovibrio gigas DSM 1382 = ATCC 19364 genomic window:
- a CDS encoding PqqD family protein encodes MPSSLHDPSAPPTREQAMAAVPVPHEQVETVVTEAGATRLVFPLAHRPWVKRLAAFTRTALPSAGTKALELDELGAWTWRLIDGQRTVADICAEFAASWRLHPREAELAVTAFLRELGKRGLVLLRMQKVDGPRTREK; translated from the coding sequence ATGCCATCGTCCCTGCATGATCCCAGCGCCCCCCCCACCCGGGAGCAGGCCATGGCTGCCGTGCCTGTACCGCATGAACAGGTGGAGACGGTGGTGACCGAAGCCGGCGCCACCCGGCTGGTGTTTCCCCTGGCGCATCGGCCGTGGGTCAAGCGCTTGGCTGCGTTCACCCGCACTGCCTTACCCTCGGCCGGCACCAAGGCCCTGGAACTGGACGAACTCGGCGCCTGGACCTGGCGGCTCATCGACGGGCAGCGCACCGTGGCCGACATCTGCGCCGAATTCGCCGCATCCTGGCGACTGCACCCGCGGGAAGCCGAACTGGCCGTCACGGCCTTCCTCCGCGAGCTGGGCAAGCGCGGTCTGGTGCTGCTGCGAATGCAGAAAGTGGATGGCCCGCGCACCCGGGAGAAGTGA